TTCTCAGAATTCTTGGCGAACAGCTCGTGATCCTTGCTCTGGAGATGGATGTTCAGAGTGTCGTACTCCAATTTACAGATCTCGCACACTCCTCCCTGTTTCTCGCTCGAATCTTTCGGCTCCCGTAGGTTGGAACGTGGACTATTCGGCGGGAGAGTCGATTGCTTCTTCAGCTGTTGCAAGGCTGGATGCTGGGGTATCTTTTCCTTGTCTTTCTGGGATGTGCGCGAGCTCTGGGACTTGCGGGTCATGCTCTGCTCTTGTTCCTTTTTCTCCTTTGTCTTCGACTTGGTTAGCAGTCGAAAAGCGCCGTCCTCGCTGCTAAGGTCGATCTTTGGCCAGTCGTCTGGCTGCTTAATTAAATGATAGTACGGCCGATAGTTTCGCTTGACAGACTCGATCTTCACATACTGCTTCTTGAGCTGAATGTGATGGGGGCTACCTGTTGCGCCGCCAGATCCCGATCCTCCTGCTCGGCCGCTCTCCTTCTTACCCTCCAAGTACTGCTTAAGTTCGGTTTGGATGCGCTTTATGAAGCGCTGGGCGTAGTCCGTCTGCCAGATGGTATAGCTACGCTTTATGGATGTTGTGGGTGTGCTATTGACACCGCTATTGGGCACCCCAACTGTTGTCCTGCGGACGCGACTTAGTATGGCATCAGCTCGGGATTGCCGCTGATTCGGTTTTCTGGCCGACGAGCATCCATCGTCCTGATAGTGACTGGTGGGTGTGCCGGGTGTGGATGGTGTACCAGGTGTTCGGCCTGTTTGTGTTCCGCTACCGACCTCTGGCTTGTCGGTTATAAAATGTGTGATATTGTCGCTCAGGAAGAACTCGAGATGTCCACCCAAAGCTTTAATATCGGACTCGATCCGAGTGGCTAGCTGATGGTCACAGATGTCCAAATAGAACTTGAAGTGACACAGCGGGCGTTTGCTTTTGATGACCTTTATTTTAGGCGGAGTTGTTTTTGTGGCTGTTGTTACagatgctgttgctgttgctgctgctgctgatgttgctgctggtgttgcgtTGCTAGTTGTTGTTGCGAGTCTGCTGGCGCCTTGTTTGTCCGACTGCGGTTGCATACCTTCTGGCGCAAATTAGCTGCACAGCCGGCCCAAGAGCCCAGAATAGAGAAAGAAAAGAGTGGAGACAAGAGACAATTAATTACAGATAATGCAAATCCAATATCTTACAGTCAAACCCCCATATATcacaaatacatttaatgATAAATTACggtattaattttataatatttaatggacatttttaaacaaaaaaacactaatgcaaaacaattattttttgtgattATGGAATATTTGACTGTAGTTTAAAAAATCCAAACACCAACCGCATTTACAAACTCCTTTGCCgcgaaaattaaataataagtaGAAACAGTTAAATCACTGCCCAGAGGTCCTCCCGcatctgcttctgcttcttcttgcTCCTGGCTTGCTTGGGTTATGCAATTTTGCATTCGGATacacaaaaatcaaatcaataaTTGCATTCCACTGCATTTCGGTATGTATTGCTCAAATGCCCATCGTGTGCCGAGTGTgagttaatataattttaattccaAACTAAAAATGGGACGACTATCAACCAACCCAAGCGGgtggaagaagaagaagaagcagcagctGTGCGGCAATAGAGTGCTACCAGATTGGGTAATAGTCTTAGCACGTTGCCACTTTCAAATATATAGTGATGATACAGCTGGCAAGGCAGGGGATTAAAAACCAGTTTTAATTTGAATCTTAAAGgagggaaattaaaaaaatcttacaaagaattaaaaaaaagaatttaaaaaatattttggcagTATAAAATGAATTAACCCAAATtactatttaattaaaaaatcattatCATTATGTTTAAACAATTATCATACTTCTGATTCATctcaaattattaattaaaaaatataatcttaaaatgttcgtgtttttctttttctatacttttgtttttatacttTGTTCTGGGTCATTGCTTATCGCATTTCGTTATGTTCCCCACCTTCGTTAAAAAAGAATGCGAATGAGCCTGCAATGGCATAAAGACCGATGACCGATATCAATTAGGTTTTAAACTTATCTGGCAACACCCGCCCACCCACTCCTAAATAAATGAACTGCCCAAAAGGCCCCAAAATCGACATATAACCTGAAAAACAAGCAAAACAGCAAGCTGCGCTGGCACTTTTTCCCCCCatcccccccttttttttttttgccattacAAAACGAAACTTAGTCGCAAAGCGGAATGCGGGAGAACGACGAGTGGCAAccctcagcagcagcagcagcagtagcaacaccagcaacaacaaaatgatAATAAGAAAACGAAGACGGCAAAAAATAACACACacgaaataaaataagagCAAATGGAAAAAAACGCACAAAACTCAAAGATACCGAGGGAGGGAGAAAGAGCgacagcagccgcagcagcaggcagcagtggcggcggcggcagaaAAGGGAAAAAGCAGGCACACACGCAGTACATAAATTTGTACGtttgtggaaaaaaaaaattcatgtGAAGTCGCGGATGAAGCTGACAATGCGGTGGAGGCcgaaatacacacacacacacacacaaacaaacaaacatagATACTCGAACAGTGAAAGATACAAACAAGCAGAAAAGCAGGCCCAGGGCAACaacaagcaacaacaaaaacacgaGAGGCAAACTTTACACGCCAAAGCTTCAAATACCCTATACAAGATGGTTCCTAAAAATTCTTATCTAATAGAACTGGTTTCTGGTCTATTTACTATTCAGATTGTTTACTTTTTacgctttatttattttttacattattattaatattagtaTTAACTGTTGCATGACCACACTGGTAGTAGTCACTAGTAGTAAGGGTATGAAAACATAGTCATCCTACAGTGGTCACTCAACCGCCATGTGTTTGGATATACCATTGgagaaatattttgtgtctAGAAATGTGCCTTGGAAACGTATAgtgtgttgtttgttgttctCCTGGGTTGCCGGTTTTGCTAATTGTTCGATTATTCCCCCATATAGCCCTCTATATGGTATATGGGTATATGGTATAtgatgtgtgtttgtgtgttccTCGAGTGGTGAGGAGCAACCACTGTGCCCAGTAGAGCTACATATGTAGCCGAAGTATCTACCTCGCCACCGTATATTTCTCAGTCGTGTGTTATTCACAATTTCCGAGTAATactcgttttttgttttttctttattcCATTGCACTGTATTTCTGCTGTAGCTTGCTCTCTCCTGCGCTTTACACGTACGTTCGTTGGCAGCGGGCAAgggaacacaaaaaaaataaataaaaatggtgACGAATCATTTGAAATTTAGCCGAAAAGCCGaactgtaaaaaaaaacttgtgcataaaataacaaacattcacacacacacacactggcacacGCACAATGGGGCAAGGGCGGAAGGCGGTTGGAGAGACAGGGGGGAATAAGCTTGCTTACCTTTCAGAAATTCACGGAGTTGCTCAGCGGATATATTCCTATAGCCTAATTCATTTAGGTGCTGCAGTATGGCCCGTGCATCTAATGGCAAATGTGACATTTTCTATGACTTTTCGCCAATTGTTCACGATTTTTTTCgtattgttaattttttgtttatattccACTCTCACATACacgacacacatacatatgcaCCCCGTTTCTTGTCGTTTCTCTTTCTCGTTTGTTTCGGTTTTCTGGCTACTGCTTCTTCTTCCCCTTTTAGCTACAGCTTCGTGCGCCGACAATCGACTCAAATTTTCACTgtacttttgttcgtttttgtCCGTTGGCACCGCGTTGGCCGTATTTTACTTGCATTTAGTTGCGTCGAATTAATTAGTTGCAACGCTAAATATACACACAACTGTATTGGAACGATCGGGTGAGCGTCTATCGTTCCGTTGCATACGCCTTTGTTATTTTACTGATTTTCACCCACTGTATTTTTGCAGGGCGTCGCCAATTTGGTTGTGCACGCACAGTTCATGAGTATAAATGggctttttcaattttcacatgTTTTCCAGATAGTTTTATAACAATTTTCAccaattgaaaataaagtgTACACGAACAGAGCAGCGCACACACGCTCGACCAACAAATTTTTCGTCGTGTTATCGATAGGCAGTGGTCATGAGAGTGGTGGCTAGGGATGGGCAACATTGCTGTTGGATATGGTGGTGAACTGTGATACTGTGAGGTGAACAGTCACGATTTACTTCTAGTAATTAACCTTTAATTTAACTAACTAGTTACTTTTACATGTATAAAAAccattataaatataaattaacaGTATTCAGCATGATTAACTAATAGTAGGTATTTTCATAAGATATCAAAAAGCGttataacaaacaaaaactgtCTTTACAGGctgtttgaaatttaaaagttttaaagcggttatgatttttatttctttcatgtattcttttaaagtttaaaatccCTTGTTTATCAAAAGTCGTGACCGGTCTTATCTAGACTACAGGATACTTTCGTGTTTCACCTCAAGTTATCGATAGCTAGGTTCTGTCATCGCTGCCACCTACACACCGAAAGGCTTTTCATTGTTGCTTTGTGTGCTCTGATTCTCTCGGTTTCTCTGTTCTGCGTCTGCGTCCCGTTTGCGTGGATAAAAAGatagaaaaaagaaagaaacgaACGCTATTCGGTCAGATCGTATACTTATAAAATGTCTCGCTGTGCGTACCTGCTTTGTTTGCTGTTCTTAGGTGAGTGATATTCGCGTGGAGAATGTGACACAGATCTTTGAGATATTAATGAGATACTCGTGTGATCTGGTTTTCCAGCTTCCAGTTGCCTGATTTCCAGTGCGAGCGCAGGGCGAAGTAATTATGGCAGGAGATACAAAACGACCGAAgcgcccaccaccaccacgccCCCACCGACGCCAAAGGAATATCTCGACAGTCGGGCAGGAATCTCGACATTCGGGATCATCGCCATTATCTTCACTGTAATAGTTATCTGCCTAGTTTTCTACTACGGCATTATCTGCTACCCCCTGCTCTGTCGGGACGAGAAAAAGTATCGCTTCATGGACGTGTCCTCTACAATTACGGCGGCAACCTCGCGTTCCATTCAATCTATAGAGAACTATCCGGACCAAAAGCACCACCATCAACTGGCCTGATTTACGATATATAGGCTTCCGATTTAGTtgtacttaaaaaaaaaaagactttgACATCCTGCAAGTAACGAAAGCATAAATATGCTTAGCGATTTCAAGCTTCAAAGTATCTGACAAGAATCTTTTTTCCTTACAGTAATCCTTCatagaaaatttaaacaatagaataaaaataagaccTGTTTCAATATTGAAATTTGAAAGTATTGAATATTATAACAGGTCAGATCCAATCAAATATCTCAAGAAATTAGGAAAGAAATTTCACCCTAATCTactttaatcaaaatttttaggTTCTTGTCAAATCTTTTGGGGACTTTTAGTGTTAAATGTAGCCATAACCAGTCGAGCAGTTCACTGGAAAGGGATTTAATCATTCATAATTGTAAATTGTGTTCCCAACGCATCCACTGTTTCTTTATCTGTTGCTTGTATAAATCCCTATCCCTATCCCAGGCTCAGGCTCAGGCTCAACAAGTTTGGCCAGTCCTCCGTCCCTTTTTCCTTGGCTCTGGCCTCTACCTTCGAGCGatactttttatttcattttatgcAGGTAGTTTTACCCGACTGTCCAAAACGTTTACCCACCGCTTTGCTCCGTCCGTCCCCGTCCACTTTTCTGGTCTCTGatattgtatttttgttttggacaAAGCCAAAGTGTGGCAATTGAGTCACGTTGCTATGGCTGATTCATAAGAAATCTCACGAAATTTGCCAGACTTtctgttttcaattaaatcgCTGATCCCTTTGCATGCAGAACGGATCGTATTACCAGATGAAACGTTGATGATGCCTCGAATATATGCCCTCATTGCTCGAAAATAACTTCAATTCCGAAATGCATTTAAATgccccaaacacacacaggtTGTACTTACATAGATCGAAACCAAgtacttaatttaaaatatcatGCCAATCATAGTTTAAGCCCAAAACTCTGCCGTCGAATTAAGCAATATGGAATTGTGCATTTAGCTTTTAAACTGAATCGTGTATTATTACGCTTTGTGTCAAATTGTGTTTCCTAGAATTAAGCAAATTCacttttttatacatatacaccactttttggaaattttatgcgaatttttgcaaaaaaaagaaagaaataaaataaatacaattttaaactttaaaacatttataatttttcaggTTCAACAAATAAAGGAAAGTTTTCTTCGGTCagagttgatatacccttgccaATAATGGCAGTTTATGTTTTAAGATAATATCGGATGGGATAGATACTGCAAACATTGGATCActggcccactgtgatggccatatcttccccaattctcatccgattctcaaacggagtaccttaaacgatttgtggatcgattctccaccattctgcatcaaaatcctgagacaaaatattttttagattttttgtccatttttcgtagGGGGATCCCTTTAAAATGAGATTTTCCCCTgaagggtccacagtgatggctgtatcttccccaattctcatccgatcctcatgcggagtaccttaaacgatttgtggatcgattctccaccattctgcataaaaatcctgagacaaaatattttttagattttttgtccatttttcgagaggggatcccttgaaaatgggattttccgcTATAGGGcgcactgtgatggctatatcttccccaattctcatccgatcctcatgcggagtaccttaaacgatttgtggatcgattctccaccattctgcatcaaaatcctgagacaaaatattttttagattttttgtccattttttgtgaggggatcccttgaaaatggggttttcccctatagggcgcactgtgatggctgtatcttccccaattctcatccgatcctcatgcggagtaccttaaacgatttgtggatcgattctccaccattctgcataaaaatcctgagacaaaatattttttagattttttgtccatttttcgagaggggatcccttcaaaatggggttttcccctatagggcgcactgtgatggctgtatcttccccaattctcatccgatcctcatgcggagtaccttaaacgatttgtggatcgattctccaccattctgcatcaaaatcctgagacaaaatattttttagattttttgtccattttttgtgaggggatcccttgaaaatggggttttcccctatagggcgcactgtgatggctgtatcttccccaattctcatccgatcctcatgcggaataccttaaacgatttgtggatcgattctccaccattctgcatcaaaatcctgagacaaaatattttttagattttttgtccatttttcctgagggatcccttaaaaatagggttttctcctatagggcccactgagatggctatatctttctcaattctcaaaataataaaataaaaattattaaattttgttacACAGTTTATTCAATTCATGGTACAAAATTCATATGTTCGATGGTTTCAATTCTCTATAAGCTATTTGAGGATTGGTAAAAAACGCGCTAGTATAGTACTcgtagttttatttatatttagatACGCTGGCTGACCTTAGAATATCATTATCATTCAGAATGCAAGTTATCATTATCGGTAAGTGGAAAATTGAGCTTGAGCCGCACAGTCTtgatggtaggtggtgtatgAGTTAATCTCCTACAGCTCATCCTTGGAAACATCGTCTAGGTCGATGTCGCTCAGATCGATGTCCTCTTCGGTGGGCAGCTGGCCGTCCTTACCATCCCAGGGATCCACGGACACAATATCGGGCTTCTTTGCGCCTCGAACGGGAGCAGTATGGCCACGGCCGTAGGAGATGTCGCGCAGGAACTCATTGATGCCGTCCTTGGAGAAGGAACCTTTCAGAACGgagaatttcattttcttgaaGTTAACAACAGCCATGGCCGGGTAACCAAAACCGCCCACTTCAAGGGATTCCTCAAGAGCCAGCTGCTGACCACCTTCGGCCCAAGCCCAGCCCCAGAGCTTCTG
This region of Drosophila bipectinata strain 14024-0381.07 chromosome 2L, DbipHiC1v2, whole genome shotgun sequence genomic DNA includes:
- the LOC108118637 gene encoding uncharacterized protein, encoding MSRCAYLLCLLFLASSCLISSASAGRSNYGRRYKTTEAPTTTTPPPTPKEYLDSRAGISTFGIIAIIFTVIVICLVFYYGIICYPLLCRDEKKYRFMDVSSTITAATSRSIQSIENYPDQKHHHQLA